Proteins encoded by one window of Corallococcus exiguus:
- a CDS encoding proline dehydrogenase family protein — MTTAADQLSRSALLFLSRQSNLKDVATRLKPFRQLASRFIAGETLEEAVDAVKALTAKGLMASFDHLNEAVRSPPETRDEVKQYLRLLARIDQVGVRANVSMKLTQCGLLFDRNLALQNARAVVADATARDSFVRVDMEESAVTQTTLDIVRDLHSEFGERHVGAVLQSYLRRTEEDAKALCAERVRIRLCKGAYLEGSDVAFPDKKDVDANYVRCMRILLDSGVYHGIATHDERMIDATLEYAARQHLPKGAFEFQMLYGIRRDLQEQLAKDGHPVRVYVPYGKHWYPYFMRRLAERPANLWFVMRNLMKG; from the coding sequence ATGACCACGGCCGCAGACCAGCTGTCCCGCTCCGCGCTGCTGTTCCTGTCGCGTCAGTCCAACCTGAAGGACGTGGCCACGCGGCTCAAACCCTTTCGCCAGCTGGCGTCCCGCTTCATCGCGGGAGAGACGCTGGAGGAGGCGGTGGACGCGGTGAAGGCCCTCACGGCGAAGGGGCTGATGGCCAGCTTCGACCATCTCAACGAAGCGGTGCGCTCACCCCCGGAGACTCGCGACGAGGTGAAGCAGTACCTGCGGTTGCTGGCGCGCATCGACCAGGTGGGCGTGCGGGCCAACGTGTCGATGAAGCTCACGCAGTGCGGTCTGTTGTTCGACCGGAACCTGGCGCTGCAGAACGCGCGGGCGGTGGTGGCGGACGCGACGGCGCGGGACTCGTTCGTGCGCGTGGACATGGAGGAGAGCGCCGTCACGCAGACGACCCTGGACATCGTGCGGGATTTGCACTCGGAGTTCGGCGAGCGGCACGTGGGCGCGGTGCTCCAGAGCTACCTGCGGCGCACGGAGGAGGACGCGAAGGCCCTGTGCGCCGAGCGCGTCCGCATCCGGCTGTGCAAGGGGGCCTACCTGGAGGGTTCCGACGTGGCCTTCCCGGACAAGAAGGACGTGGACGCGAACTACGTGCGCTGCATGCGCATCCTCCTGGACAGCGGCGTGTATCACGGCATCGCCACGCATGATGAGCGGATGATTGACGCCACGTTGGAGTACGCCGCGCGTCAGCATCTGCCCAAGGGCGCCTTCGAATTCCAGATGCTGTATGGCATCCGGCGCGACCTCCAGGAGCAGCTGGCGAAGGACGGCCATCCGGTGCGTGTCTATGTCCCGTATGGGAAGCACTGGTATCCCTATTTCATGCGCCGGCTGGCGGAGCGTCCGGCCAACCTGTGGTTCGTGATGCGCAACCTGATGAAGGGGTAG
- a CDS encoding ADOP family duplicated permease produces the protein MLLHEVRRTLRSMAREKLFTAVVVLTLALTIGATTAVFSVVYPVLWQPLPYPESEQLVRLFQATTPGAGAGPHKDRTRVSLPVWTAWREGARSFSGIEGVRVAKQLLGGAGLEARLTVGRASAGLMPLLGVRPALGRLWGTEGEVPGRDRELVLTHALWQRLYGADPAVLGRSVLLDDTSHVIVGVLPEDFRFEPEVEAWKPLALDALKDGGNTLRVVGRMRPGVSLEQARGELLPLTLAAADVPGEPRVGVHVEPLHAYFVEQSLSQLQIAAGAAVLLLLLGCSNLTNLLLARGSARMHELSVRLALGATRWQLVRQVFVESAVRAAFGGVGGLLLALWGRGLLTLFIPGWFVSGPGLEPSLLGIVAAVSLATAVLVGVLPALHASRGEARAVLAPMMRGGRGATSLGWARSALVVAQLSLALVPLVGAGLMLRTLWKLQAVPLGFEPERVTVAEVFFPLEQFPDEARASALAQALIARLETLPGVDSAGLTAALPFSGEVWRETAGFHVAGMPPPSGMPPRAGYVPASAGAFRAMGIALKQGRLMDAGDTADHPPVVVVSEAFARRYLPGRNPVGVRLQLERDAAPREVIGVVGDVPMERISVAPSGDLYVPLGQDMRKSLNLAVKSSLPAPQLLALLQEEVRAADPNLRLLNVRPLDRVVEAGSARVRVLGGLLAAFALLGAVLASVGLYGLLAFWVTQRTRELGIRSALGATPRGLLRLVVTQGLRLTGLGLAVGLLGAGLLARALSAMLYGITPHDPLIFVGAPALLFLTALAASWIPAVAATRVSPAEALKQDA, from the coding sequence ATGCTCTTGCACGAAGTCCGGCGCACGTTGCGCTCGATGGCCCGGGAGAAGCTCTTCACCGCGGTCGTCGTGTTGACGCTCGCGCTCACCATCGGTGCGACCACGGCGGTCTTCAGCGTCGTGTACCCGGTGCTCTGGCAACCCCTGCCGTATCCGGAGTCGGAGCAGCTGGTCCGCCTCTTCCAGGCGACGACACCGGGCGCGGGGGCCGGGCCGCACAAGGACCGCACCCGCGTGAGCCTTCCGGTGTGGACCGCGTGGCGCGAGGGCGCCCGGAGCTTCTCCGGCATCGAGGGCGTGCGGGTGGCGAAGCAGCTGCTGGGCGGAGCGGGGCTGGAGGCGCGACTGACCGTGGGACGCGCCTCTGCGGGGCTGATGCCCCTGCTGGGCGTCCGGCCCGCCCTGGGGAGGCTCTGGGGGACGGAAGGAGAAGTCCCGGGCCGCGACCGCGAGCTGGTGCTGACCCATGCGCTGTGGCAGCGGCTGTATGGGGCGGACCCCGCCGTCCTGGGCCGGAGCGTCCTGCTGGACGACACGTCGCACGTCATCGTGGGCGTGCTGCCGGAGGACTTCCGCTTCGAGCCGGAGGTGGAGGCGTGGAAGCCCCTGGCGCTGGATGCGCTCAAGGACGGCGGCAATACGCTGCGCGTCGTGGGACGGATGCGTCCGGGCGTCTCCCTGGAGCAGGCCCGGGGGGAATTGCTTCCGCTCACGCTCGCCGCGGCGGACGTCCCGGGCGAGCCACGGGTGGGGGTGCACGTGGAGCCCCTCCACGCGTACTTCGTCGAACAGTCCCTTTCGCAGCTCCAGATCGCGGCCGGGGCGGCGGTGCTGCTGTTGCTGTTGGGGTGCTCGAACCTCACGAACCTGCTGCTCGCGCGGGGCAGCGCGCGGATGCATGAACTGTCGGTGCGCCTCGCGCTGGGAGCGACCCGGTGGCAGCTGGTCCGGCAGGTGTTCGTGGAGAGCGCGGTCCGGGCCGCGTTCGGTGGCGTGGGTGGGTTGCTGCTCGCGCTCTGGGGGCGGGGACTGCTCACCCTCTTCATTCCAGGCTGGTTCGTGTCCGGACCGGGGCTCGAGCCCTCCCTGCTCGGCATCGTCGCGGCCGTGTCGCTGGCGACGGCGGTGCTGGTGGGAGTGCTGCCCGCGCTCCACGCCTCGCGCGGAGAGGCCCGGGCCGTGCTCGCGCCGATGATGCGCGGAGGGCGCGGCGCGACGTCCCTGGGCTGGGCGCGCTCGGCGCTGGTCGTCGCGCAGCTGTCCCTGGCGCTGGTGCCGCTGGTGGGTGCGGGGCTCATGCTGCGCACGCTGTGGAAGCTCCAGGCCGTGCCGCTGGGCTTCGAGCCCGAGAGGGTCACGGTCGCGGAGGTGTTCTTCCCGCTGGAGCAGTTCCCCGACGAGGCCCGGGCCTCGGCCCTGGCCCAGGCGCTCATCGCGCGGCTGGAGACGCTCCCCGGCGTGGACTCGGCCGGGCTCACCGCGGCGCTCCCCTTCTCGGGTGAAGTCTGGCGCGAGACAGCGGGCTTCCACGTCGCGGGGATGCCCCCGCCATCCGGGATGCCTCCCCGAGCCGGTTACGTTCCGGCCAGCGCGGGCGCGTTCCGGGCGATGGGCATCGCGTTGAAGCAGGGCCGCCTCATGGACGCTGGCGACACAGCGGATCATCCCCCCGTGGTGGTCGTCAGCGAGGCCTTCGCGCGCCGGTACCTCCCGGGCCGGAATCCGGTGGGTGTCCGGCTCCAGTTGGAAAGGGACGCGGCGCCCCGGGAAGTCATTGGCGTCGTCGGGGACGTGCCCATGGAGCGCATCTCGGTGGCGCCGTCCGGGGACCTCTACGTCCCGCTGGGCCAGGACATGCGCAAGAGCCTGAACCTGGCGGTGAAGTCCTCGCTGCCAGCGCCCCAATTGCTGGCGCTGCTACAAGAGGAGGTCCGCGCGGCGGATCCAAACCTGCGGCTGCTCAACGTCCGCCCGCTGGACCGCGTGGTGGAGGCCGGCTCCGCCCGGGTGCGGGTGTTGGGTGGACTGCTGGCGGCGTTCGCGCTGCTGGGCGCGGTCCTGGCCTCGGTGGGGTTGTATGGCTTGCTGGCCTTCTGGGTGACGCAGCGAACGCGGGAGCTGGGCATCCGAAGCGCTCTGGGCGCGACGCCTCGGGGACTGCTCCGGCTGGTCGTGACCCAGGGATTGCGGCTCACCGGCCTGGGCCTCGCCGTGGGGCTGCTGGGCGCGGGGCTGCTGGCCCGCGCGCTCTCCGCGATGCTGTATGGCATCACGCCCCACGACCCGCTCATCTTCGTGGGAGCGCCCGCACTGCTCTTCCTCACCGCGCTGGCGGCCAGCTGGATTCCCGCGGTCGCCGCCACGCGTGTCTCCCCTGCCGAGGCCCTCAAGCAGGACGCCTGA
- a CDS encoding thiamine pyrophosphate-requiring protein, translating into MSATVSDYLVYRLIQWGVRRVYGYPGDGINGVMGALRRSSEMQFVQVRHEEMAAFAACAHAKFTGEVGVCMATSGPGAVHLLNGLYDAKLDHQPVVAIVGQQARTALGGHYQQEVDLTSLFKDVASEYVTMVTAPSAIRHALDRAVRIARCERTVTCLVLPNDLQELPYEPPARKHGTVHSSVGYASPRVIPQDADLRRAAEVLNAGKKVAMLVGAGAMNAEVEVLEVADRLGAGVAKALLGKTVLPDALPFVTGSIGLLGTKPSWDLMQDCDTLLMVGTSFPYSEFLPPEGQARGVQVDLDGRMLSIRYPMEVGLVGDAKETLRALLPLLKRKEDRSWREGVEKGVARWWKVLEARAMNDANPLNPQRVFWELSPKLPADVILTADSGSSTNWFARDLKVRQGMMASLSGNLATMGCGVPYALGAKFAFPHRPVLAVVGDGAMQMNGNAELITVAKYWKEWKDPRLIVLVLNNRDLGQVTWEQRAMAGDPKYAASQELPDFPYAKYAESLGLKGIRVDRPDRLAAAWDEALAADRPVVFEAYVDPDVPPLPPHITVEQAKMFASAVVKGDPDAGGFLKQSMKDMVENLLPHKGNKS; encoded by the coding sequence ATGAGCGCCACCGTCAGCGACTACCTCGTCTACCGCCTCATCCAGTGGGGCGTGCGCCGCGTCTACGGCTACCCGGGCGACGGCATCAACGGGGTGATGGGCGCGTTGAGGCGCAGCTCGGAGATGCAGTTCGTGCAGGTCCGCCACGAGGAGATGGCCGCCTTCGCTGCCTGCGCGCACGCGAAGTTCACCGGCGAGGTGGGCGTGTGCATGGCCACCTCCGGCCCGGGCGCCGTCCACCTGCTCAACGGCCTCTACGACGCGAAGCTGGACCACCAGCCAGTGGTGGCCATCGTCGGCCAGCAGGCGCGCACGGCCCTGGGCGGGCACTACCAGCAGGAGGTGGACCTCACCTCTCTCTTCAAGGACGTGGCCAGCGAGTACGTCACCATGGTGACCGCGCCCTCCGCCATCCGCCACGCGCTGGACCGCGCCGTGCGCATCGCCCGGTGCGAGCGCACCGTGACGTGTCTGGTGTTGCCCAACGACTTGCAGGAGCTGCCCTACGAGCCACCCGCGCGCAAGCACGGCACCGTGCACTCCAGCGTGGGCTACGCGTCTCCTCGAGTGATTCCCCAGGACGCGGACCTGCGCCGCGCCGCGGAAGTCCTCAACGCGGGCAAGAAGGTGGCGATGCTGGTGGGCGCTGGCGCCATGAACGCGGAGGTCGAGGTGCTGGAGGTCGCGGACCGGCTGGGCGCGGGAGTGGCCAAGGCGCTGCTGGGCAAGACGGTGCTGCCGGACGCGCTGCCCTTCGTGACGGGCTCCATCGGCCTGCTGGGCACGAAGCCCAGCTGGGACCTGATGCAGGACTGCGACACGCTGCTGATGGTGGGGACGAGCTTCCCCTACTCGGAGTTCCTTCCGCCGGAGGGCCAGGCGCGCGGCGTCCAAGTCGACCTGGACGGCCGGATGCTCTCCATCCGCTACCCCATGGAGGTGGGGCTCGTCGGCGACGCGAAGGAGACGCTGCGCGCGCTGCTGCCCCTGCTGAAGCGCAAGGAGGACCGGAGCTGGCGCGAGGGCGTGGAGAAGGGCGTGGCGCGCTGGTGGAAGGTGCTGGAGGCGCGCGCCATGAACGACGCGAACCCCCTCAACCCGCAGCGAGTGTTCTGGGAGCTGTCCCCGAAGCTGCCCGCGGATGTCATCCTCACGGCGGACTCCGGCAGCTCCACGAACTGGTTCGCGCGCGACTTGAAGGTGCGGCAGGGGATGATGGCGTCCCTGTCCGGCAACCTGGCCACCATGGGCTGCGGCGTGCCGTACGCCCTGGGCGCGAAGTTCGCGTTCCCGCACCGCCCGGTGCTCGCGGTGGTGGGCGACGGCGCCATGCAGATGAATGGCAACGCGGAGCTCATCACCGTGGCGAAGTACTGGAAGGAGTGGAAGGACCCGCGCCTCATCGTCCTGGTGCTCAACAACCGAGACCTGGGCCAGGTGACCTGGGAGCAGCGGGCGATGGCCGGCGACCCGAAGTACGCCGCGTCGCAGGAGCTGCCGGACTTCCCCTACGCGAAATACGCCGAGTCCCTGGGCCTCAAGGGCATCCGTGTGGACCGGCCGGACCGGCTCGCGGCCGCATGGGATGAAGCGTTGGCCGCGGACCGGCCCGTCGTCTTCGAGGCTTACGTGGATCCGGACGTGCCGCCCCTGCCGCCGCACATCACCGTGGAGCAGGCGAAGATGTTCGCCTCCGCCGTCGTGAAGGGCGACCCGGACGCGGGCGGCTTCCTCAAGCAGTCCATGAAGGACATGGTGGAGAACCTCCTCCCCCACAAGGGCAACAAGTCCTGA
- a CDS encoding cation:proton antiporter — MMAAMVQWVADGLVALGLCFITAAIIGMYRLPSVLTRVHAAGAVPFGGALVIIGATLATADGWLLLRGLLVAAFLMLTIPSSAHAIAWLAEKRPELAHDKGRRHRHEPEGPERQ; from the coding sequence ATGATGGCCGCCATGGTGCAGTGGGTGGCCGACGGCCTGGTGGCGCTGGGCCTGTGCTTCATCACCGCCGCCATCATCGGCATGTACCGGCTGCCCTCGGTGCTCACGCGCGTGCACGCGGCGGGCGCGGTGCCCTTCGGCGGAGCGCTGGTCATCATCGGCGCCACGCTGGCGACGGCGGACGGCTGGCTGCTCCTGCGAGGGCTGCTCGTCGCCGCGTTCCTGATGCTCACCATCCCCAGCTCCGCCCACGCCATCGCCTGGCTGGCGGAGAAGCGCCCGGAGCTCGCCCACGACAAGGGCCGGCGGCACCGGCACGAACCGGAAGGCCCCGAGCGGCAGTAG
- a CDS encoding monovalent cation/H+ antiporter complex subunit F, producing MHETFFTLAIVWMVGLLGALVLLASRQRSSADMLMSVDTLGLAICAVLALYGATRGEAGYLDAALVLALLSYVQTVAGARFLHHGRTFHDEEDSR from the coding sequence ATGCACGAGACCTTCTTCACCCTGGCCATCGTGTGGATGGTGGGCCTGCTGGGAGCGCTGGTGCTGCTGGCCTCACGCCAGCGGTCCTCGGCGGACATGCTCATGTCCGTGGACACCCTGGGCCTGGCCATCTGCGCGGTGCTCGCGCTGTACGGCGCGACACGCGGCGAGGCGGGTTATCTGGACGCGGCCCTGGTGCTGGCCCTGCTCTCCTACGTGCAGACCGTGGCCGGCGCCCGCTTCCTGCACCACGGGCGCACCTTCCACGACGAGGAGGACAGCCGATGA
- a CDS encoding Na+/H+ antiporter subunit E: protein MSPRTLLHMLSLALLYALMVGSFHPVDLTLGAVLALGVMRLFPLAGLPPVLSAREHWRRTLHLPRFGWALAVLVTRSCFQVITVIFGPADRANHAGVVEVPMGERTARGVQVSSWIMSLAPGTVLLELDWKKRVMRMHALDASDPDRLIRQQDNFYQRYQSAVFP from the coding sequence ATGAGCCCGCGCACCCTCTTGCACATGCTGTCCCTGGCGCTGCTGTACGCGCTGATGGTGGGCAGCTTCCACCCGGTGGACCTCACGCTGGGCGCGGTGCTGGCCCTGGGCGTGATGCGCCTGTTCCCCCTGGCGGGATTGCCGCCGGTCCTGAGCGCTCGCGAGCACTGGCGCCGCACGCTGCACCTGCCCCGCTTCGGCTGGGCCCTGGCCGTGCTGGTGACGCGGAGCTGCTTCCAGGTGATCACGGTCATCTTCGGCCCCGCGGACCGCGCGAATCACGCGGGCGTGGTGGAGGTTCCCATGGGCGAGCGGACCGCGCGCGGCGTGCAGGTGTCTTCGTGGATCATGTCCCTGGCCCCGGGCACGGTGCTGCTGGAGCTGGACTGGAAGAAGCGCGTGATGCGCATGCACGCGCTGGACGCGTCGGATCCAGACAGGCTGATCCGGCAGCAGGACAACTTCTACCAGCGCTACCAGAGCGCGGTGTTTCCGTAG
- a CDS encoding complex I subunit 5 family protein, with protein sequence MPLWGPLLLPWVLGVVLAFLDGRRAWVAWLAIAGLAGTLVCTVWLLPQAWSAQAPQFVTGDWPVGVGIRLRADQLSIVFALVSTSVLLGTLVYEHVAGGITSRSFPALVVFMGAGLTGVFFTSDAFNFYVFFELAMTSAFALASYGEKPRNLRAAFTFVVVNLMGSSLFLTAVVMLYLTTGTLDMLSIIAWGQAGEPFALLVPGTLLLCAFGVKLGFFPFHFWAPAVYRDAGPTVAALLAGALANIGSYGLLRFGVDVMPQVLAQARPLLEVLGATSILYGSVLALSRRDTREVLAYASISQAGLIIAALSLDGREGLCAAVALALAGSVDKTALFLAQDRGGERARRAYSVAAFSTAGVPPTAGFWSKAWLLRAALEQGHAWLAGLVVLASALSLLALFRAYQRERWLREGAALHRGTGAVVYALSLALIAAGLWPEPLLRAGRDAIQGLGTLP encoded by the coding sequence ATGCCGCTCTGGGGTCCGCTGCTCCTGCCGTGGGTGCTGGGCGTGGTGCTGGCGTTCCTGGACGGACGCCGCGCGTGGGTGGCGTGGCTGGCCATCGCGGGGCTCGCGGGCACGCTCGTGTGCACGGTGTGGCTGTTGCCCCAGGCCTGGAGCGCGCAGGCGCCCCAGTTCGTCACGGGAGACTGGCCCGTGGGCGTGGGCATCCGCCTGCGCGCGGATCAGCTCTCCATCGTGTTCGCGCTGGTGTCCACGTCGGTGCTGCTGGGCACGCTCGTGTACGAGCATGTGGCGGGAGGCATCACGTCACGCAGCTTCCCCGCCCTGGTGGTCTTCATGGGCGCGGGGCTCACGGGGGTGTTCTTCACGTCGGACGCGTTCAACTTCTACGTCTTCTTCGAACTGGCGATGACGTCCGCCTTCGCGCTGGCGTCGTATGGCGAGAAGCCCCGGAACCTGCGCGCCGCGTTCACCTTCGTGGTGGTGAACCTGATGGGGTCCTCGTTGTTCCTCACGGCGGTGGTGATGCTGTACCTGACCACCGGAACGCTGGACATGCTGTCCATCATCGCGTGGGGACAGGCGGGGGAGCCGTTCGCGCTGCTGGTGCCCGGCACGCTGCTCTTGTGCGCGTTCGGGGTGAAGCTGGGCTTCTTCCCGTTCCACTTCTGGGCACCCGCGGTGTACCGGGACGCGGGCCCCACGGTGGCGGCGCTGCTCGCGGGCGCGCTGGCGAACATCGGCAGCTATGGGCTGTTGCGCTTCGGCGTGGACGTGATGCCGCAGGTGCTGGCGCAGGCCCGGCCGCTGCTGGAAGTCCTGGGCGCGACGAGCATCCTCTACGGCTCCGTGCTGGCGCTCTCCCGGCGGGACACGCGCGAGGTGCTCGCGTACGCGTCCATCTCGCAAGCGGGCCTCATCATCGCCGCCCTGAGCCTGGATGGCCGTGAGGGCCTGTGCGCGGCGGTGGCGCTGGCGCTGGCGGGCTCCGTGGACAAGACGGCGCTGTTCCTGGCGCAGGACCGGGGCGGCGAGCGGGCGCGCAGAGCCTACTCGGTGGCGGCCTTCAGCACGGCGGGAGTGCCGCCCACCGCGGGCTTCTGGTCCAAGGCCTGGCTGCTGCGAGCGGCGCTGGAGCAGGGGCATGCCTGGCTCGCGGGGCTGGTGGTGCTGGCGAGCGCTTTGTCGCTCCTGGCCCTCTTCCGCGCCTACCAGCGCGAGCGGTGGTTGAGGGAGGGCGCGGCCCTGCACCGGGGCACGGGCGCGGTGGTGTACGCGCTGTCCCTCGCGCTCATCGCCGCGGGCCTCTGGCCGGAGCCGCTCTTGCGAGCCGGACGCGACGCCATCCAGGGCCTGGGGACGCTGCCATGA
- a CDS encoding sodium:proton antiporter, protein MILIASLVVGLLFACGVRMVLERELVRVACGTVLITNSSVLLILAGSFPERGEALSVQQGWPVTDPVLQSLALTAIVIGFAVSALLLTLVHRTQRAHGSLRTDRLVEAELKRVHAVEREEDS, encoded by the coding sequence ATGATCCTCATCGCGTCCCTGGTGGTGGGCCTGCTGTTCGCGTGTGGCGTGCGCATGGTGCTGGAGCGCGAGCTGGTGCGCGTGGCGTGCGGCACGGTGCTCATCACCAACTCCAGCGTCCTGCTCATCCTCGCGGGCTCCTTCCCGGAGCGCGGCGAGGCGCTGAGCGTGCAGCAGGGCTGGCCGGTGACGGACCCGGTGCTCCAGTCGCTGGCGCTCACGGCCATCGTCATCGGCTTCGCGGTGTCCGCGCTGCTGCTCACGCTGGTGCACCGCACGCAGCGGGCGCACGGCTCGTTGCGCACGGACCGGTTGGTGGAAGCGGAGCTCAAGCGCGTGCACGCCGTGGAGAGGGAGGAGGACTCCTGA
- a CDS encoding MnhB domain-containing protein — protein sequence MISFVPPLSRLLLWPSLIIALSFWLKGGASVGGGFPAGALAGLAVLLQYVVAGRDQARRYVAVRYAAPLAGVGLLLVVGTAFLPVLAGYTPMSLFPRPDQPELGMGGLHLHTALIFEGGLMLIVFGLVVTVIDRFALRTGAEEESGP from the coding sequence ATGATCTCCTTCGTCCCGCCCCTGTCGCGCCTCCTGCTGTGGCCGTCGTTGATCATCGCGCTCTCGTTCTGGCTGAAGGGCGGCGCGTCGGTGGGCGGCGGCTTCCCGGCCGGGGCGCTCGCCGGCCTCGCGGTGCTGCTCCAGTACGTCGTGGCGGGTCGAGACCAGGCCCGGCGCTACGTGGCGGTGCGGTACGCGGCGCCGCTGGCGGGCGTGGGGCTGCTGCTCGTGGTGGGCACCGCGTTCCTGCCCGTGCTCGCGGGCTACACGCCCATGAGCCTCTTCCCCCGCCCGGACCAGCCGGAGCTGGGCATGGGAGGCCTCCACCTGCACACCGCGCTCATCTTCGAGGGAGGACTGATGCTCATCGTCTTCGGGCTGGTGGTCACCGTCATCGACCGCTTCGCCCTGCGCACGGGAGCGGAGGAGGAATCCGGACCATGA
- the mbhE gene encoding hydrogen gas-evolving membrane-bound hydrogenase subunit E — protein sequence MPLLLPILLALACAPLAYVAGRWRPGAAAWMGALGALAAMGALVHEWTTQAPTRLVLPWAPSWGLSLEFTRDGLSGLYAAMALGIGALVVLYSRAYMPHHLHEEGRPARDEVRFQGLLLAFMAAMVLLVTVDDLLLLFVALDLTTIISYLLIGFDREDPESRAAALLSLVLTGATSVVFFAGAMTLGLQYGTFSLPLVFERAAQNPASTGALVCLAVGALGKSAQVPFHFWLPRAMAAPTPVSSYLHSAAMVAAGVFLLQRLYPLFAPATDVRHGLLAIGFLSLGMGSLMALVADPFKRVLAYSTIAQYGYALVLVALGSEGAPLYVAAHAPCKAALFLTAGAITQVTGKKNLSEVSGLRHSLPVLAGASAVAAAGLAALPLTVGFFKDEVFFHALAKEGPAFMAAGLVGAGMTLAYTLRLWWGLFGGPRQDVPAAPPLLVAPVVVLAAAILLGGVLPRLLVAPSRAAAEAMRGEPSTLELAYHLDARAENLLAVGAWVLGVALFASRRAWTPALSRVLEGASHVGAERGYRLLLHQLDRLSTWLHEKEVRDLRDRVASVLVPAGLLGLAVLGVTPLRDRFKVGPVGWADITLVMALAFASAAALATLRAKGHLRLVLLISCVGFSLAMVFAFAAAPDVALTSVLVETTFTLLFAGLLALLPRGRLARAQHEAQNPRGRDRLAASVAGASAFLLSWSALSHLHTDRVGARTVQLAEAAHSPNVVAAVLTDFRGLDTVGEMTVVVAALLGVTSLLTLKGKKP from the coding sequence ATGCCCCTCCTCCTGCCCATCCTCCTGGCCCTGGCGTGCGCGCCGCTCGCTTATGTCGCGGGCCGGTGGCGTCCGGGCGCCGCGGCCTGGATGGGCGCCTTGGGTGCGCTCGCCGCGATGGGGGCGCTGGTCCATGAATGGACAACACAGGCGCCCACGCGCCTCGTGCTCCCCTGGGCCCCCTCCTGGGGCCTGTCGCTGGAGTTCACTCGCGACGGCCTGTCCGGCCTCTATGCCGCGATGGCGCTCGGCATCGGCGCGCTCGTGGTCCTGTACTCGCGTGCGTACATGCCGCACCACCTCCACGAGGAGGGCCGTCCCGCGCGCGACGAGGTGCGCTTCCAGGGACTCCTCCTCGCGTTCATGGCCGCCATGGTGCTGCTCGTCACCGTGGATGACCTGCTGCTGCTCTTCGTGGCGCTGGACCTCACCACCATCATCTCCTACCTGCTCATCGGCTTCGACCGCGAGGACCCCGAGTCGCGCGCCGCCGCGCTCCTGTCGCTCGTGCTCACCGGCGCCACCTCCGTCGTCTTCTTCGCGGGCGCCATGACGCTGGGCCTCCAGTACGGCACCTTCTCCCTGCCGCTCGTCTTCGAACGCGCGGCGCAGAACCCCGCGTCCACCGGCGCCCTGGTGTGCCTGGCCGTGGGCGCGCTGGGCAAGAGCGCGCAGGTGCCGTTCCACTTCTGGCTGCCTCGCGCCATGGCCGCGCCCACGCCCGTGTCCTCATACCTGCACTCGGCCGCGATGGTCGCCGCGGGCGTCTTCCTCCTCCAGCGCCTCTATCCCCTGTTCGCCCCCGCCACGGACGTGCGCCACGGCCTGCTCGCCATCGGCTTCCTGTCTCTGGGCATGGGCAGCCTCATGGCCCTGGTGGCGGATCCGTTCAAGCGCGTGCTCGCGTACTCCACCATCGCGCAGTACGGCTACGCCCTGGTGCTGGTGGCGCTGGGTTCCGAAGGCGCGCCGCTCTACGTGGCGGCCCACGCGCCGTGCAAGGCCGCCCTCTTCCTCACCGCGGGCGCCATCACCCAGGTCACCGGGAAGAAAAATCTGTCCGAGGTCAGCGGCCTGCGCCACTCGCTCCCCGTGCTCGCGGGCGCCAGCGCCGTCGCGGCGGCGGGGCTCGCCGCGCTGCCCCTCACCGTGGGCTTCTTCAAGGACGAGGTCTTCTTCCACGCGCTCGCGAAGGAGGGCCCCGCGTTCATGGCGGCCGGGCTCGTGGGCGCGGGCATGACGCTCGCGTACACGCTGCGCCTGTGGTGGGGCCTCTTCGGTGGACCGCGCCAGGACGTGCCCGCCGCGCCGCCGTTGCTCGTGGCCCCCGTGGTCGTGCTCGCCGCGGCCATCCTGCTGGGCGGCGTGCTCCCGCGCCTCCTCGTCGCGCCCTCCCGCGCCGCGGCTGAGGCGATGCGTGGCGAGCCCTCCACGCTGGAGCTCGCGTACCACCTGGATGCGCGCGCGGAGAACCTGCTCGCCGTGGGTGCCTGGGTCCTGGGCGTGGCGCTGTTCGCCTCGCGCCGTGCGTGGACGCCCGCGCTCTCCCGCGTGCTGGAAGGCGCGTCCCACGTAGGCGCCGAGCGAGGCTATCGCCTGCTGCTGCACCAGTTGGACCGGCTGTCCACGTGGCTGCACGAGAAGGAGGTGCGCGACCTGCGCGACCGCGTGGCGTCCGTGCTGGTGCCCGCGGGCCTGCTGGGCCTCGCGGTGCTGGGCGTGACGCCGCTGCGCGACCGCTTCAAGGTGGGCCCGGTGGGGTGGGCGGACATCACGCTGGTGATGGCGCTCGCCTTCGCGTCCGCCGCCGCGCTGGCCACGCTGCGCGCGAAGGGTCACCTGCGGCTGGTGCTGCTCATCTCCTGCGTGGGCTTCAGCCTGGCCATGGTGTTCGCCTTCGCCGCCGCGCCCGACGTGGCCCTCACCTCCGTGCTGGTGGAGACCACCTTCACGCTGCTCTTCGCGGGCCTGTTGGCCCTGCTGCCCCGCGGCCGCCTCGCGCGTGCCCAGCACGAGGCCCAGAACCCCCGCGGACGCGACCGCCTGGCGGCCAGTGTCGCGGGCGCGAGCGCATTCCTGCTGAGCTGGAGCGCCCTGTCCCATCTCCATACCGACCGCGTGGGCGCGCGCACGGTGCAGCTGGCGGAAGCCGCGCACTCGCCCAACGTCGTCGCCGCCGTGCTCACGGACTTCCGGGGCCTGGACACGGTGGGGGAGATGACCGTCGTGGTGGCGGCGCTGCTCGGCGTCACCAGCCTCCTGACCCTGAAGGGGAAGAAGCCATGA